The sequence below is a genomic window from Cerasicoccus sp. TK19100.
CCAGAAGCGTGCGTAAAGCAGGTGCAGCACGGCGTGTTCGGCGCCGCCCACGTAGAGGTCGGGCGTTTGCCAGTATTCCTCGACTTGCGGGTCGATGATGAAGTCCGGGTTCTGCGGGTCCATGTAGCGCAGGTAATACCAGCACGAGCCGGCCCATTGCGGCATGGTGTTGGTCTCGCGCTGAGCGGCTACCCAATCCTCACCGGGGCACTCGGTCAACTGCTCGATGCCGTCGACGATCTTTACGTGTGGTTCGGTTGCGCCAGTCTTCAAATTCAGCCACACGTTGACCCACTCACTGGACTTGGCCAGCGGGCTCTCGCCGGTGCCAGTGGGCTGGTAAGACTCCACCTCGGGCAGCGTCAACGGCAGGTAATGCGTGGGCACGGCTACGGCGTAAAGCGTCTCGCCTTCGATGACGCAGGTCACGGGGTCGAGAGGCAAGTCCGTCGTCAGTTCGCTCTTTTCGACGGACTTCAGCTTGGCGTAGTCCTGCTCAGTGAGCCACAGGATCGGGAAGGGCTCACCCCAATAACGCTGACGTGAGAACAACCAGTCGCGCAGCTTGTAGTTAACGGCTTCCTTGCCGGCTTGTTTGGCTTCCAGCTCGCCAATGATCTTGGCTTTGGCGTCGGCCACGTTGAGGCCGTTCAGGATCTCGGAATTAATGAGCTTGCCGTCGCCGGTATAGGCCTCGGTCAAGGAACCATCGCCATCCTTATTTTCGATGACCTGCACGATCTCCAGTCCGAACTCCTTCGCAAATTCGAAGTCGCGCTCGTCGTGCGCGGGGACGGCCATGATTGCGCCCGTGCCGTAGGTGATCAGCACGTAGTCGGCTACCCACACGGGGATTTTGTTGCCGTTCACTGGGTTGATCGCAAAGCCGCCCGTAAAGACGCCGGTCTTCTCCTTGGACAGCTCGGCGCGCTCCAGGTCGCTCTTGCTCTTGGCCTTTTCGACGTAGGCTTCGACGGCGTCGCGCTGTGCGTCGGTGGTGATTTTCGCCAGCAGCGGGTGCTCGGGCGCAACGACCATGTAGGTCGCGCCGAATAGGGTGTCCGGGCGGGTGGTGAAAACGCGCAGCTTCGCGTCGACGCCGTCCAGAGCAAAGTCGACCTCAGCGCCGGTGCTGCGGCCAATCCAGTTGGTCTGCAGGCGCTTGGTTGAGTCGGGCCAGTCAACGTCCTTCAAGCCGGCGAGCAGCTTGTCCGCATACTTGGTGATGCGCAGGACCCATTGGCGCAGCGGACGGCGCTCCACGGGGAAGCTGCCACGCTCGGAGCGCGGACCTTCGGGTGTGTTGAGGACTTCTTCGTTGGCCAGCACGGTGCCCAGCTCCGGGCAATACCACACGGGCTTTTCGTCGACGTAGGCCAGGCCATGCTTAAACAGCTGGGCGAAGATCCACTGCGTCCATTTGAAGTAAGTCGGGTCGGTGGTGTTTACTTCGCGGTCCCAATCGTAGGTCAGGCCGATCTGCTTCAGCTGACGCTTAAAGTTCTCAATGTTCTCCGCAGTGACCTCGGCGGGGGGGCGGCCGGTCTTGATCGCAAACTGCTCAGTGGGTAGGCCAAAGGCGTCCCAGCCCATCGGGTGCAGGACGTTGAAGCCCTGCGACTTTTTCAGCCGCTTGAGCGCGTCGGTGGCGGTGTAACCCTCGGGGTGGCCGATATGCAGGCCCGCGCCGGACGGGTAGGGAAACATGTCCAGTAGGTAATACTTGGGCGCGGCTTGGTCGCCAGCGGCCGGAGTCGGCGCGGCGAAGGTCTTGTTGTCGGCCCAGTAGTTTTGCCACTTGGGTTCGATTTCTGCTGGTTGGTAATCGGCGGTTTTCATCGAGTTGATGGGAAACCGACCGAGTTTGCCCCTTCCGGCGACGGCGTCAAGGGGGAGTTCGCTGGCAATGCTGCTAATTCTGACTCACTGCAAGTCTCGCAAAGAATGCTTCATCACTTTGGGCTATACTCTCAGCAATGTGGAATATGCCTCCTCCCAGAGCCTCAAGATGTACAGAAGAGGCGTCGGGACCGCTGACTCTCACAATCCCCATGTCAGGCCCTTGAGGTATGAAAGCGCTGACGGTCTCCCAAGGGCCTCTAAGTGAGTTGCTGACCTGAAGTTCGAAGTCATACGCGGTAGTGGCCTCGCTTAGGTTGAAATCAACAATCAATTTCCCAGCGCCAATGGTTGACGTTGGTTGAATGGTAAATCCGCTTGTGGAATCTGGCTCAAACAGGTTGGTCTCGAAGACATATTCTGAAAAATTGTTGCTTAGATCATGATCAACATTAGCCGAGGGTAGCAATTCGCTAGTCGGGTAGGCGTCACTTTCCTCCTGTAAGAACGCCCATTCCTCGTAGGGAGTCATCGGTCGCATAGTGGATTCCCAAGTTGTTTTTGCAAATGCACTAACCGGGAAATTTGGAATGGAGGCGGGATAGAGTATTAGTAGGTTTCCAGAGTTGTTTGCAAAAACTAACGATCCATTATGGTAGTTTATAAGTTTGGCAAAAATGACCCGTTCCAATTTGCTGCATCGATAAAATGCAGTCGAATTTACCTTCTCGACAGACTCTCCTATCGTGATCGTCATTAGGTTCTTGGCATAAGAGAATGCATAATCATCGATAGTGATTGTGCTGC
It includes:
- the leuS gene encoding leucine--tRNA ligase, translated to MKTADYQPAEIEPKWQNYWADNKTFAAPTPAAGDQAAPKYYLLDMFPYPSGAGLHIGHPEGYTATDALKRLKKSQGFNVLHPMGWDAFGLPTEQFAIKTGRPPAEVTAENIENFKRQLKQIGLTYDWDREVNTTDPTYFKWTQWIFAQLFKHGLAYVDEKPVWYCPELGTVLANEEVLNTPEGPRSERGSFPVERRPLRQWVLRITKYADKLLAGLKDVDWPDSTKRLQTNWIGRSTGAEVDFALDGVDAKLRVFTTRPDTLFGATYMVVAPEHPLLAKITTDAQRDAVEAYVEKAKSKSDLERAELSKEKTGVFTGGFAINPVNGNKIPVWVADYVLITYGTGAIMAVPAHDERDFEFAKEFGLEIVQVIENKDGDGSLTEAYTGDGKLINSEILNGLNVADAKAKIIGELEAKQAGKEAVNYKLRDWLFSRQRYWGEPFPILWLTEQDYAKLKSVEKSELTTDLPLDPVTCVIEGETLYAVAVPTHYLPLTLPEVESYQPTGTGESPLAKSSEWVNVWLNLKTGATEPHVKIVDGIEQLTECPGEDWVAAQRETNTMPQWAGSCWYYLRYMDPQNPDFIIDPQVEEYWQTPDLYVGGAEHAVLHLLYARFWHLFLHDIGVLKTKEPFKKLFHQGIILGEDGEKMSKSRGNVVNPDVVIADHGADAMRLYLMFLGPLEAMKPWNTDGIMGIDRFLKKVWRTFIGDDGEPAPKLGNDEDDADTARALHATIKKVTSDYESLGFNTAISQMMTCINQFAKAEKLNITSAKTFLQLLAPLAPHIAEELWERLGEQPAIANAPWPKHDESKLVSDTMKLMVQVNGKLRGNLEVAKDIAKDDAIAAAKALDSVKSHTDGKNIVKEIYVPGRIVNLVVK